One Spirochaetales bacterium DNA segment encodes these proteins:
- a CDS encoding HypC/HybG/HupF family hydrogenase formation chaperone gives MCLAIPMKLIEKKNNAGRVSAGNVMYDVNLALVPEAVIGDYLIIHAGFAIERLDRAEAKKTLDLFREIDEISSGDSDSGPKVSEA, from the coding sequence ATGTGTCTTGCAATACCAATGAAGCTTATAGAAAAAAAGAATAATGCCGGGAGGGTTTCCGCCGGCAATGTGATGTATGACGTCAATCTTGCCCTCGTCCCCGAAGCGGTAATCGGGGACTATCTCATCATCCACGCCGGATTCGCCATTGAAAGACTCGACCGCGCGGAAGCAAAAAAAACCCTCGATCTTTTCCGTGAAATCGACGAAATATCATCCGGCGACTCAGATAGCGGCCCCAAGG
- the hypF gene encoding carbamoyltransferase HypF encodes MNDKKTVKVLIKGIVQGVGFRPFVFNLAGKMGIGGYIQNNPHGVEIIACGSGDNVDEFIRAIETDRPLQAVIDTIEVSARKNSRHFSGFTIRESRYSQTKFARISPDLTVCEACIRELLDPGNRRYAYPYINCTQCGPRYTITADIPYDRARTTMAPFTMCPECASEYRDPSNRRFHAQPNACHACGPHLALTDNCGHVLLSPSRGKDYEIFFSHLASLLEEGRIIAIKGIGGYHLACDAGNEAAVTELRKRKFRQDKPFAVMVSDLEQTAAYAVLSPEEGMRMSKQDRPILLLERKSGTRLARQIAPASRLIGIMLPYTPIHHLLFRYFSAPLVMTSANISEEPIAHTNEDAFLRLSDIADYFVTGNRDILIRCDDSVIRLWRGNDYPFRRSRGAVPTPLRINGYFNPHVLAVGAEQKNTICFGKENQAIISHHIGDLIETRTYASFLQAIGHLKAMFDCTPGIVAHDLHPSYISTAFVRNPPLEFAYLTGIPRIAVQHHHAHIASCMADNEITGNVIGIALDGTGFGADETIWGGEVLVADEKAYERVASFEAIPLPGGEAAIKRPWRMALSYLYAVFGDECLGHLPSSWKTIPEQEIGIALWQIKEGVNSLPTSSCGRLFDGIAALTGVRLLARYEGQGAVELEQRIGNGDTPAYPFPIVEKNGFFILSWGECITRVAEDIAHKKPVSGIAAAFHNGLVELLYGICTIVSEKTGLRRVALSGGCFMNMYLLQKTLDVLEAGGFRVYNHSRVPCNDGGISLGQAVIANNITRE; translated from the coding sequence ATGAACGATAAAAAAACGGTGAAAGTATTGATAAAAGGCATTGTTCAGGGCGTGGGATTCAGACCCTTTGTCTTCAATCTCGCCGGAAAAATGGGAATAGGCGGTTATATACAGAACAATCCCCATGGTGTCGAGATTATTGCCTGCGGCAGCGGGGACAATGTCGATGAGTTTATCCGTGCGATCGAAACGGATCGTCCCCTTCAGGCGGTCATCGATACGATCGAAGTTTCCGCCCGCAAGAATAGTCGTCATTTCTCAGGGTTCACGATCAGGGAAAGCCGTTACTCCCAAACGAAATTCGCCCGTATTTCCCCTGATCTCACCGTGTGTGAGGCATGTATTCGTGAATTACTCGATCCCGGAAACAGACGATACGCCTATCCCTACATCAACTGCACCCAATGCGGCCCCCGCTATACAATTACCGCCGACATTCCCTATGACCGTGCACGAACCACCATGGCCCCCTTCACGATGTGTCCCGAATGCGCCTCAGAATATCGGGATCCCTCAAACAGGAGATTCCACGCGCAGCCGAATGCATGCCACGCCTGCGGGCCCCATCTTGCCCTCACCGACAACTGCGGACATGTTCTTCTTTCACCTTCCCGCGGAAAGGATTATGAAATATTTTTCTCTCACCTCGCTTCACTTCTCGAAGAAGGCCGGATCATTGCGATCAAGGGAATCGGGGGATACCATCTTGCCTGCGATGCAGGAAATGAGGCGGCGGTTACCGAACTCAGAAAACGGAAATTCAGGCAGGATAAACCGTTCGCGGTCATGGTAAGCGATCTCGAACAGACAGCCGCGTACGCCGTACTTTCACCGGAAGAAGGCATGAGAATGTCGAAGCAGGACCGGCCCATCCTCCTTCTTGAAAGAAAAAGCGGAACGCGTCTCGCCCGGCAGATCGCCCCCGCAAGCAGGCTGATCGGTATCATGCTTCCCTATACCCCGATACATCACCTTCTCTTCCGGTATTTTTCCGCCCCCCTCGTCATGACCTCCGCAAATATATCCGAGGAGCCGATCGCCCATACGAACGAGGATGCGTTCCTGCGGCTTTCCGATATTGCCGATTATTTTGTTACCGGTAACCGTGATATCCTCATTCGCTGTGACGATTCGGTTATCCGGCTGTGGCGGGGAAACGACTACCCCTTTCGCAGATCCAGAGGGGCCGTACCCACCCCCCTCCGCATCAATGGGTATTTCAACCCCCATGTTCTTGCCGTCGGGGCGGAACAGAAGAATACCATATGCTTCGGAAAAGAGAACCAGGCGATTATCTCCCATCATATCGGTGACCTCATAGAAACCCGGACATACGCATCGTTTCTTCAGGCCATCGGCCATCTGAAAGCAATGTTCGACTGCACCCCCGGGATCGTCGCGCACGACCTCCACCCCTCTTATATAAGTACGGCATTTGTCCGCAACCCCCCGCTTGAATTCGCTTACCTCACCGGCATACCCCGCATCGCAGTCCAGCACCATCACGCCCATATCGCAAGCTGCATGGCGGATAATGAGATTACCGGTAACGTGATCGGTATCGCCCTGGACGGAACCGGCTTCGGGGCCGATGAGACGATCTGGGGCGGGGAAGTGCTTGTTGCAGACGAAAAGGCATATGAACGCGTCGCGTCTTTCGAAGCTATCCCCCTTCCGGGGGGTGAAGCGGCAATAAAACGCCCGTGGCGTATGGCTCTTTCATACCTGTATGCCGTTTTCGGTGACGAATGCCTGGGCCATCTACCTTCATCATGGAAGACGATACCGGAACAGGAAATCGGTATCGCCTTATGGCAGATAAAGGAAGGAGTGAACAGTTTACCGACATCAAGCTGCGGCAGGCTTTTCGACGGGATTGCGGCCCTCACCGGCGTACGGCTTTTAGCCCGCTACGAAGGACAGGGCGCCGTCGAACTCGAACAACGGATCGGCAACGGCGACACACCGGCCTACCCCTTTCCCATTGTCGAAAAAAACGGTTTTTTTATTCTTTCATGGGGGGAGTGTATAACACGGGTGGCGGAAGATATCGCACATAAAAAACCGGTATCAGGGATAGCAGCCGCTTTTCATAACGGCCTGGTTGAACTTTTGTACGGGATATGCACCATCGTTTCCGAAAAAACCGGACTCCGCCGCGTTGCCTTAAGCGGCGGGTGTTTTATGAATATGTACCTGCTTCAAAAAACCCTCGATGTCCTTGAAGCGGGGGGCTTCCGTGTTTATAATCATTCCCGGGTTCCCTGCAATGACGGGGGAATATCACTTGGACAGGCGGTCATCGCAAATAATATAACAAGGGAGTAA